CCCGAGTTGACCGGCGACGAAGAGGGCGAGCAACGGCGGGTCGGCCGGGTCGTAGCCGAGCGGGATCGACACGCCGATCACCCCGACGACAGCGAGGACCGAGGCCACGAACGCCGCCACCGTGAGTCCGAGCGCGACGCCGAATGCCCGTAGCTTCGCCTTCGGTCCCGCCGCTTCCGGGGGTCCATCGAGCTGGTCCGAGTCGGACATACCGGGTGATCGAAAGACCGCGAGAAGAAGCCTCCGTTTCCGACCGGTCGACCGGGTACCCAGGACCTCTCTCACCCGTTCGCGGGCTCAGTCGAGTCCAAGCACGTCCTCGACCTCGGAGACGCTTTCCGCGGCCACCGCCCGGTCGGAGAGCGCTCGCGCCCCCTCGTATTCGATCGTCCGCACCCGCGCCTTCACCGATGGGACCGAGATCGGGCTCATGCTCAGTTCGTCCACCCCCAGGCCGACGAGCAGTTCGGCCAGGTCGGGATCGCCCGCCATCTCGCCGCAGACGCCGATCCAGGCACCGGCGTCGTGGGCTGCCTCGACGCTCTCGGCGATCGCACGAAGCACCGCCGGCTGGAGCGGGCTCCGTAGCTCCGCGAGGCGTTCGTTCTCGCGATCGGCGGCCATCACGTACGCCGAGAGGTCGTTCGTCCCGACGCTGAAGAACGCCACGCGCTCGGCGAGCGCCGGTGCCGAGAGCACCGCCGCGGGCGTCTCGATCATCACCCCGAGTTCGGGCCGCGCGTACTCCACACCCTCGCCCTCGAGATCGGAGGCGACCTGATCCACGGCCGCGAGCGCCTCCTCCACCTCCTCGACCGTGGCGACCATCGGGACCATCACCGCGAGGTTCTCCCTCCCGGCTCCGGCGCGCAACAGCGCGCGCAGCTGCGTCTCGAAGAGCCTCCTGTCGTCCGCGAGCGACCGGCGGATCCCCCGAAGGCCGAGGAACGGGTTCACCTCCTCGAGCGCGTCGAGGTAGGGAACCGGCTTGTCGGCGCCCACGTCGAGCGTTCGGACGACGACACGCTCGTCGAACGCGGAGAGCGCCCCCTCGTAGGCCGCGAGCTGTTCCTCCTCGTCCGGCGGTGTCGCTCGATCGAGGAAGAGGAACTCGGTGCGGAGGAGCCCGACCCCGTCCGCGCCGCTCTCGGCCGCTCGGTCGAGATCGACCGAGGTACCCACGTTCGCCGCGACCTCGATCTCCCTGTCGTCGGTCGTCGCGACCCGTCCCTCGATCGCCTCCTCGCTCGTCGTGGTCGAGAGGCGGTCGCTCGTCGCCTCGTTCGGATCGACCACCACCTCGCCGGCCCTACCGTCGATGCCGACCGTCTCACCCTCTTCCACGGTCGCGAGCGCCTCGCCGACGCCGACGACCGCCGGGATCCCGAGCGACCGGGCGAAGATCGACGCGTGCGAGGTCCGACCACCCGTGGACGTGGCGAAGCCCACGACCCGCTCCGGGTCCAGCCGGGCGGTGTCGCTCGGGGTCAGCCGTTCCGCGAGCAGGACGGTCCCCTCGGGGAGCGTCGAGAGGTCGACCCGCTCCCCGCCGGAGAGCGCGTCGAGCAGCCGACCGCGGACGTCGCGCAGGTCGTCCGCCCGTTCCGCGACGCGACCCTCCATCGCCTCGAACCGCTCGATCGGTCCGGAGAAGGCCGTTTCGACCGCCCGCTCGGCCGATCCTCCGGCCTCGATCGTCGCTTCGATCCCCTCGCGGATCGTCGGATCGGCGAGGAACTGCTCGTGGGCGTCGAAGACCGCCGCCTCCTCCTCGCCGATCCAGTCGGCGACGCGGGCGCGCGTCGACTCGATCCCCCTCTCGGCGCTCGCGAACGCCCGGTCGACCCGCTCGCACTCGACGTCCGGATCGCCGCCGTCCTCGCTCCTCGAGCGCTCTCCCGTCACGTGCCAGCGCGCCGTTCCGACGCCGGTGCGGGGCGTGACGCCGACGCCCGAGAGGGTACGGCTCATTCGACCGGCTCGGCGAGCACGGCCAACAGGGCGTCGATCGCCGCCGCCTCGTCCTCGCCGTCGGCCGTGATCGTCACGCGCTCGCCGTGACCCACGCCGAGGGCGGTGACCGCGATCATGCTCGTCGCGTCGACCGATTCGCCGCCGTCTGGCGCGACGGTCACGTCGGAGCTGAATTCGTTCGCGGTCCGGACGAACGTCGCCGCCGGGCGGGCGTGCAGCCCGTTCTCCGGGACGACCTCGACCGACCGGGAGATCACGGTGACCCCCGGTCGGTCGGTGCGGATCGCTCGCGAGACGGCTCGATCCCGGGGCGCACGTGAGGAGTCATCGTTCTCCCGTCGGTAGGCGTCCCGCTCGTATGAAGGCTACCGATCCGCGTTGCTCGGCTACTCGAGTTCCACCGTTGGCGGCTCGCCGTTCCACCCGTAGGAGAAGATCACGAACAGGACGGTCGCGAGGCCGACGATCGCGAGGCTGTACACGAACAGCGACAGGGTCGATCTGAGGATGCCCATACGGGAACGTTCGCCCCGGACGACTTAGAAATTGCTCTCGACCCCGGTACCTAGAGCCGCGAGACGACGGCCTCGGTCACGTCCTCCGTACCGGCCTCGCCGCCCAGATCCGGGGTTCGCGGACCGTCCGAGAGCACGCCCGTCATCGCGGACTCGACCCGGTCTGCCCCGTCGTCGTAACCGAGATGCGAGAGCATCAGCGCCGCCGAGAGGATCGCCGCCGTCGGGTTCGCTCGCCCCTCGCCGGCGATGTCCGGCGCCGTGCCGTGGACGGGTTCGAAGAGGCCGTTCTCCTCGCCGACGTTCGCGCTCGGGAGCAGGCCGAGACCGCCGACCAGCCCGGCCGCCAGATCCGAGAGTACGTCACCCGCGAGGTTCGGACAGACGACGACCCCGAATGTTTCGGGGCTGAGACAGACGTGCGTCGCGAACGCGTCCATCAGCACCTCGTCGGCCTCGACGCCTCGCTCCTCGGCGACCGAGAGCACCGCCTCCCGGAACCGGCCGTCGGTCTCGCGCATCACGTTCGCCTTGTGTGCGACCGTGAAGCCGTCGTGCTCGCCGCGCTCGACGTACTCGCAGGCGAACTCCGCCAGCCGTTCGGAGGCCGACGTCGTCACGACCCGGGTGAGCGTCGAGAGATCGGGCGAGAGCCGGTTCTCGTGGCCCGAGTAGACCCCCTCGGTGTTCTCCCGGAGGAAGACGAGGTCCGTCTCGGGACGCAGCGCGTCCACACCCGGGTACGCCCGCGCTGGCCGGACGTTCACGAACGAGCCGACGGCCTCCCGCAGGGGTAAGATCACGTCGGCAGCCGTCTCGCCCGCCGCGCCGAACAGCGTCGCGTCCGCCTCGGCCGCGAGGTCGTACGTCCCCTCCGGGAGCGCCTCGCCGGTCTCGCTCCGTACCCCGTCGCCCGCCTCCCCCTCGACGTACTCGAAGTCGGTGTCCAGCGCGTCGAGCACCGAGATCGCCGCCGGGACGACTTCCTGTCCGATGCCGTCGCCGGGGATCACCGCGATCCGCTCAGTCATCGGCCTGTCCGGGGATGTGGTCCTCCGGCACGTACGGCAGCGATCGGGCGGTCCTCCTCACTTCCTCGGTGTTCGCCTTCATCAGCGCCGTGGTGTCCCAGACACCCTCGACGAGCGCCTTTCGCTGGGCGTCGTCGACGTCCACCTCGACCGTCCGACCGCCGTAGCTGACGGTCTCGCTCTCGACGTCGATCTCGATCCCCCCGTCGGGGTGGTCGTCGATCCAGTCCTGGAGCTCGACGATCGTCCCGTGGTCGGCCGTCACCGTGGGAATGCCGAGCGCGAGGCAGTTGCCCGCGAAGATCTCCGCGAAGCTCTCGCCGACCACCGCGTCGATCCCCCAGCGGGTGAGCGCCTGCGGGGCGTGTTCGCGCGAGGAGCCACAGCCGAAGTTCGCGTTCACGACGAGTACGTTCGCCTCCTGGAAGCGCTCCTCGTTGAACGGGTGGGCCTTCTCCTCGTCGTCGTCGGTAAAGCGCTGGTCGAAGAAGGCGAACTCTCCGAGGCCGTCGAACGTGACGACCTTCATGAAGCGCGCGGGGATGATCTGATCCGTGTCGATGTCGTTTCCGCGAACCGGGATCCCGGTCCCGGAGACGAACTCGACGGTCTCTGCGGGGCCGTCTCCCGATCCGTCGCTCGCCCCGCTCATACGCGTGCCACCTCCGGCAGTCTCCGCACGTCGGTCACTTCCCCTTCGATCGCCGCCGCGGCGACCATCTGCGGGTTCATCAGGATCGTCCGACCGTCCTTCGAGCCCTGCCGACCGACGAAGTTCCGGTTGGAGGAACTCGCACACGCCTCGTCGCCCTCCAACTGATCTTCGTTCATCCCGAGACACATCGAACAGCCCGCGTTGCGCCAGTCGAAGCCCGCCTCGCGGAAGACGTCGGCGAGCCCCTCCTCCTCGGCGGTTCGCTGGACGCGCTGGCTGCCGGGGACGACCATCGCGCGCACGTCCGGATGGACCTCCCGGCCCTCGACGATCCGCGCAGCTCTCCGGAGATCGGGCAGCCGTGCGTTCGTACACGACCCGAGGAAGACGACGTCGACCTCGTAGCCCTCCATCGTCTCGCCCGGCGTCACCCGCATGTGCTCCTGGGCGCGGCGGGCGACCTCCGCCTTCTCCTCGGGCATCCCCTCGGGATCGGGGATCGGCTGGGTGATGCCGACGCCCTGTCCCGGCGTCGTCCCCCAGGTGACGACCGGCTCCAACGAGCTCCCGTCGATCGTCACCACGTCGTCGTACTCGGCGTTCTCGTCCGAGCGGATCGACTCCCAGTACGGCAGAAGCTCCGCGAACCGATCCTCCTTCTCCCGGAATGCGTCGGTCTCTCTGAGCCACTCGTAGGTCGTCTCGTCGGGGTTGACGTAGCCCGCACGCGCCCCGCCCTCGATCGACATGTTGCAGATCGACATTCTGCCCTCCATGCCGAGGGACTCGATCGCGGAGCCGGCGTACTCGTAGACGTAGCCGACGCCGCCCTCTGTGCCGAGCCGGCGGATGATCTCGAGGATGACGTCCTTCGCCTCGACGCCCTCACCGAGCTCGCCCGTCACCTCGATCTTCCTGACCTTCTTCTTCTCCATCGCGACGGTGCCCGTCGCGAGCACGTCCCGGATCTGGGAGGTGCCGATCCCGAACGCGAGCGCACCGAACGCACCGTGCGTCGAGGTGTGGCTGTCGCCACAGACGATCGTCATCCCCGGCTGGGTGAGCCCCTGCTCCGGGCCGATCACGTGGACGATCCCCTGGTTCCCGGTCTCCGGGTGGTCGAACGCGATGCCCGCCTCGCGGACGTTCTCCTCGAGTTCGGCCATCATCTCCTCGGCGGCGTCGTCGCGGTAGGGCCGGCTCTGGTCGGCTGTCGGGAGGATGTGGTCGACCGTCGCGTGCGTTCTCCGGGGGTAAGCGACCTCCATGTCGCGCTCTTCGAGCATCCCGAACGCCTGCGGGCTCGTCACCTCGTGGATCAGGTGCAGGCCGACGAACAGCTGTGTCTGGCCGGTCGGCAGCGTCGTCACCGCGTGTCGGTCCCAGACCGTGTCGTAGAGCGTCCCTTCGCTCATCTCCCGACGGACCCCTCGTGCTCCTCGCCGCGCTCGAAGACGCGGTTCGCCCCGTCGCCCTCCGGCGGCGTGTGGCTCACCTCGGCCATCGTCTCCGGTCCCGAATCCGACTCGACGGCCGCCTCGGTCTCCGCCTCCCTGACGTCCTCCCGCTCGGGGTCGCGCCCGCCGTCCGCGACGATCACCGGGCCGCGCAGGAACAGTTCGCCCGCGCTCGTGTCGTCGTACGGGTGGGTGTGCGAGATATCGCCCATCCGCTCGCCCGTCCCGGTCATACGGTCACCTCCGGCTCCTCCTCTTCTTCCGCCTCCTCGGCCCACGCGAACAGCGCGCGGAGCTCCGCGCCGACCTCCTCGATCTCGTGGTTCTTCTCGGCCTCGTTGAGCCGGGTGTACATCGGCCGGCCGGCCTGGTTCTCCGCGATCCAGTCGCGGGCGAACTCGCCGGACTGAACGTCTTCGAGCACGGCCTCCATGTTCGCTCGAACGGTGTCGTCGACCACGGCCGGTCCCTTCGTCAGCCCGCCGTACTCGGCGGTGTCGGAGACCGAGTCCCACATCGCGCCGAGCCCACCCTCGTACATCAGGTCGACGATCAGCTTCATCTCGTTCAGACACTCGAAGTACGCCATCTCCTTGCTGTAGCCGGCGTCGACGAGCGTCTCGTAGCCCTGGCGGATCAGCGCCGTGATCCCGCCACAGAGCACCGCCTGCTCGCCGAAGAGGTCGGTCTCCGTCTCCTCCCTGAACGTCGTCTCCACGACGCCCGCTCGGGTGCAGCCGAGCGCCTGTGCGTAGGCGAGCGCTTCCTCCTTGGCTTCGCCCGTCTCGTCCTGATAGACCGCGAGCAGCGCGGGCGTCCCCTCTCCCTGCTCGTAGTTGCGCCGCAGGAGGTGGCCCGGCGTCTTCGGTGCGATCATCGTCACGTCCACGCCGTCTGGAGGATCTATCTGGTTGTAGTGGATGTTGAACCCGTGGGCGAACTGTAACGTGTTGCCCTCCTCCAGTTTGTCCTCGATCTGTCCGTAGACCGTCGGTTGGATCGTATCC
This region of Halalkalicoccus sp. CGA53 genomic DNA includes:
- the ptsP gene encoding phosphoenolpyruvate--protein phosphotransferase, which produces MSRTLSGVGVTPRTGVGTARWHVTGERSRSEDGGDPDVECERVDRAFASAERGIESTRARVADWIGEEEAAVFDAHEQFLADPTIREGIEATIEAGGSAERAVETAFSGPIERFEAMEGRVAERADDLRDVRGRLLDALSGGERVDLSTLPEGTVLLAERLTPSDTARLDPERVVGFATSTGGRTSHASIFARSLGIPAVVGVGEALATVEEGETVGIDGRAGEVVVDPNEATSDRLSTTTSEEAIEGRVATTDDREIEVAANVGTSVDLDRAAESGADGVGLLRTEFLFLDRATPPDEEEQLAAYEGALSAFDERVVVRTLDVGADKPVPYLDALEEVNPFLGLRGIRRSLADDRRLFETQLRALLRAGAGRENLAVMVPMVATVEEVEEALAAVDQVASDLEGEGVEYARPELGVMIETPAAVLSAPALAERVAFFSVGTNDLSAYVMAADRENERLAELRSPLQPAVLRAIAESVEAAHDAGAWIGVCGEMAGDPDLAELLVGLGVDELSMSPISVPSVKARVRTIEYEGARALSDRAVAAESVSEVEDVLGLD
- a CDS encoding HPr family phosphocarrier protein, which produces MSRSVEVVPENGLHARPAATFVRTANEFSSDVTVAPDGGESVDATSMIAVTALGVGHGERVTITADGEDEAAAIDALLAVLAEPVE
- a CDS encoding isocitrate/isopropylmalate family dehydrogenase, with translation MTERIAVIPGDGIGQEVVPAAISVLDALDTDFEYVEGEAGDGVRSETGEALPEGTYDLAAEADATLFGAAGETAADVILPLREAVGSFVNVRPARAYPGVDALRPETDLVFLRENTEGVYSGHENRLSPDLSTLTRVVTTSASERLAEFACEYVERGEHDGFTVAHKANVMRETDGRFREAVLSVAEERGVEADEVLMDAFATHVCLSPETFGVVVCPNLAGDVLSDLAAGLVGGLGLLPSANVGEENGLFEPVHGTAPDIAGEGRANPTAAILSAALMLSHLGYDDGADRVESAMTGVLSDGPRTPDLGGEAGTEDVTEAVVSRL
- the leuD gene encoding 3-isopropylmalate dehydratase small subunit → MSGASDGSGDGPAETVEFVSGTGIPVRGNDIDTDQIIPARFMKVVTFDGLGEFAFFDQRFTDDDEEKAHPFNEERFQEANVLVVNANFGCGSSREHAPQALTRWGIDAVVGESFAEIFAGNCLALGIPTVTADHGTIVELQDWIDDHPDGGIEIDVESETVSYGGRTVEVDVDDAQRKALVEGVWDTTALMKANTEEVRRTARSLPYVPEDHIPGQADD
- the leuC gene encoding 3-isopropylmalate dehydratase large subunit; protein product: MSEGTLYDTVWDRHAVTTLPTGQTQLFVGLHLIHEVTSPQAFGMLEERDMEVAYPRRTHATVDHILPTADQSRPYRDDAAEEMMAELEENVREAGIAFDHPETGNQGIVHVIGPEQGLTQPGMTIVCGDSHTSTHGAFGALAFGIGTSQIRDVLATGTVAMEKKKVRKIEVTGELGEGVEAKDVILEIIRRLGTEGGVGYVYEYAGSAIESLGMEGRMSICNMSIEGGARAGYVNPDETTYEWLRETDAFREKEDRFAELLPYWESIRSDENAEYDDVVTIDGSSLEPVVTWGTTPGQGVGITQPIPDPEGMPEEKAEVARRAQEHMRVTPGETMEGYEVDVVFLGSCTNARLPDLRRAARIVEGREVHPDVRAMVVPGSQRVQRTAEEEGLADVFREAGFDWRNAGCSMCLGMNEDQLEGDEACASSSNRNFVGRQGSKDGRTILMNPQMVAAAAIEGEVTDVRRLPEVARV
- the ilvC gene encoding ketol-acid reductoisomerase is translated as MTDEATIYYDDDVQRGKLEGKTVAVLGYGSQGHAHALNLHESGVEVLVGLREDSSSRAAAEDEGLTVGTPEEVAGPADIVSVLVPDTIQPTVYGQIEDKLEEGNTLQFAHGFNIHYNQIDPPDGVDVTMIAPKTPGHLLRRNYEQGEGTPALLAVYQDETGEAKEEALAYAQALGCTRAGVVETTFREETETDLFGEQAVLCGGITALIRQGYETLVDAGYSKEMAYFECLNEMKLIVDLMYEGGLGAMWDSVSDTAEYGGLTKGPAVVDDTVRANMEAVLEDVQSGEFARDWIAENQAGRPMYTRLNEAEKNHEIEEVGAELRALFAWAEEAEEEEEPEVTV